Proteins encoded together in one Elusimicrobiota bacterium window:
- a CDS encoding adenylate/guanylate cyclase domain-containing protein — MRENLQDELVLFFLKFNVMISQGVPIEEVLIVLEKESTNERLRQAAKEMNESIMVGKNPADAMENFPDLFDKHIIQLVRVGCEMGMLDTFSEIIPKNILYNRLGEWNTTYSRSLKELREKELIKDTFGRYVSHQVAEKILQHPEKLEFGGERREVSILFADIRGFTPYAESHTPEEVVATLNEYFSVMIDVIFKNEGTLDKFMGDCIMAIFGAPIEQPDHAIRSVKTAIEMQDALKELNKRRIENGKEPINVGIGVNSGEAVVGNVGSQKRVEYSAIGDIVNVASRLETTSAKGQILIGSNTYEKIKEQIKAKEIGPVYVKGRTEPVMVYEVEDIPQHESLNY; from the coding sequence ATGAGAGAAAATCTGCAGGATGAATTGGTACTATTCTTTCTGAAATTTAATGTAATGATTTCCCAAGGCGTTCCAATAGAAGAAGTTCTGATAGTATTAGAGAAGGAATCTACCAATGAAAGGCTGAGGCAAGCTGCGAAGGAAATGAATGAAAGTATTATGGTAGGGAAAAACCCGGCCGATGCGATGGAAAATTTTCCAGATTTGTTTGACAAGCATATAATTCAACTAGTCCGGGTAGGTTGTGAAATGGGTATGCTTGATACTTTTTCTGAAATAATTCCAAAAAACATTTTGTATAATCGTCTTGGCGAATGGAATACTACTTATAGTCGGTCGCTTAAAGAATTGCGAGAAAAAGAACTTATCAAAGACACTTTTGGACGATATGTTTCTCATCAGGTGGCAGAGAAAATCCTTCAGCATCCTGAAAAGTTAGAATTCGGTGGTGAAAGACGTGAAGTAAGTATACTTTTTGCTGATATTCGTGGGTTTACACCATATGCAGAAAGTCATACACCGGAAGAGGTTGTTGCTACACTTAACGAATACTTTTCAGTTATGATAGATGTAATTTTCAAGAACGAAGGCACACTTGACAAATTTATGGGTGACTGTATTATGGCGATTTTTGGTGCGCCGATTGAACAACCTGACCATGCTATTCGTTCAGTAAAAACAGCGATTGAAATGCAGGATGCATTAAAAGAATTGAACAAGCGTCGGATTGAAAATGGTAAAGAACCCATAAATGTTGGTATTGGCGTGAACTCTGGAGAAGCGGTAGTCGGTAATGTCGGTAGTCAAAAAAGAGTTGAATACAGTGCTATTGGAGATATAGTCAATGTTGCATCTCGTCTTGAGACAACATCGGCAAAAGGACAGATACTCATTGGTTCAAATACATACGAGAAAATAAAAGAACAAATAAAAGCAAAAGAGATCGGTCCTGTATATGTAAAAGGAAGAACAGAACCTGTAATGGTATATGAGGTTGAAGATATACCTCAGCATGAAAGCCTGAACTACTGA
- a CDS encoding HEPN domain-containing protein: MCFVAAKHSLQAAIAMRGEGYSSKVVVLLPLTEKHFGESISGAFKKLFNLYIKSEYNIELLSNEEAKISIECAKEIHNVYLA; encoded by the coding sequence TTGTGTTTTGTTGCCGCTAAACATTCATTACAGGCAGCGATTGCGATGAGAGGTGAAGGATATTCAAGTAAAGTAGTTGTGCTTTTACCGCTAACAGAGAAACATTTTGGGGAATCCATATCTGGAGCATTTAAAAAATTATTTAACTTATATATAAAATCAGAATATAATATAGAACTACTTTCAAATGAAGAAGCGAAAATTTCAATTGAGTGTGCAAAAGAAATTCATAATGTATACTTAGCTTAA
- a CDS encoding oxidoreductase, with product MPDKLKFAFYWTASCGGCEVAVLDIDEKILDVLEITEIVFWPVAMDIKYKDVEQFSDGYIDVCFINGAIRNSENEEIVKLLRQKSKTVVAFGSCACFGSVIGLANLNSRETIFETVYKETPATINPQNIIPQNKVRTNVRTEQMFGPNKCSGSSPNHNELTLPEFLETLKTLDEAIKVDYYLPGCPPPVKLIIDAVNAIASGKLPPAGSVLAGKKSVCDECKKEKQEKNIKEIKRVYEFKCSPRIHSGVSEANIDTEKCLLEQGIICLGPATRSGCEAKCLNANMPCNGCMGSCEGVSDQGAKMISALGSILGITDEEKLTEGQIDKIIEKIHDPIGTFYKYTLLKSLLYEIIQIRTNVRF from the coding sequence ATGCCAGATAAACTGAAATTTGCATTTTACTGGACCGCTTCCTGTGGTGGCTGCGAGGTTGCTGTCCTGGATATCGACGAAAAAATACTTGATGTCTTGGAGATTACCGAGATTGTCTTTTGGCCTGTGGCAATGGATATAAAATATAAAGATGTTGAACAATTTTCAGACGGTTACATTGATGTCTGTTTTATCAATGGTGCAATACGAAATTCGGAGAATGAAGAAATAGTAAAATTGTTAAGACAGAAATCCAAAACAGTCGTTGCATTTGGCAGTTGTGCCTGTTTCGGTTCGGTTATCGGTCTTGCAAATTTGAATTCAAGAGAAACAATTTTTGAGACAGTTTATAAGGAAACTCCAGCAACAATAAATCCACAAAACATCATTCCACAAAATAAGGTACGAACAAATGTTCGCACCGAACAAATGTTCGGACCGAACAAATGTTCGGGCAGCTCACCGAACCATAATGAACTTACACTTCCAGAATTTTTAGAAACACTCAAAACACTGGACGAAGCAATCAAAGTTGATTATTATCTACCAGGCTGCCCACCACCTGTGAAACTTATAATTGATGCTGTTAATGCAATTGCTTCTGGTAAACTTCCACCAGCAGGTTCTGTTTTAGCAGGAAAAAAATCTGTTTGTGATGAATGCAAAAAAGAAAAACAGGAAAAAAATATAAAAGAAATAAAACGAGTTTATGAATTTAAATGTAGCCCCCGAATTCATTCGGGGGTGAGCGAAGCGAATATTGATACGGAAAAATGTTTATTGGAGCAAGGAATAATTTGTTTAGGGCCTGCGACACGGTCTGGTTGTGAAGCGAAATGTTTAAATGCGAATATGCCTTGTAATGGCTGTATGGGTTCTTGTGAAGGTGTCTCAGACCAAGGTGCTAAAATGATTTCAGCACTTGGTTCAATTCTTGGTATAACCGACGAGGAAAAATTAACCGAAGGACAAATAGATAAAATTATAGAAAAAATTCACGACCCGATTGGCACATTTTACAAGTACACATTGTTAAAATCACTGCTATATGAAATCATTCAAATCCGAACAAATGTTCGGTTTTAG
- a CDS encoding Ni/Fe hydrogenase subunit alpha, protein MKKITIDPITRLEGHGKIEIFLDEQGNVQSSYLQIPELRGFEKFCEGRLAEDMPQLTSRICGVCPVAHHFASTKALDMAFGVEPTSTAKKLRELMYCGYIIYDHILHFYFLAAPDFVVGPAVKPSERNIIGIINKLGVEIGKEVIKHRAFGQKITEILGGKATHPVCGLPGGISKGLTEEERIKIEKMLVSCLEFSKTTLKLFEQLVLSNEKYKSLVTGDVYKLETYYMGLVDDKNQLNFYDGKIRVVTPDGKEFVKFSPANYLDIISERVESWTYSKMTYLKKLGHESGTYKVGALARLNVSDKIATPLAAAEFTQMYKFFGRKPVHNSLAYHWSRIVELLYASERGLELVRDKEITSPNLRNSSEKNPGEGIGIVEAARGTLIHHYKLTKDGLIEKLNLIVPTTSNSAAINSTINIAAKNLIKNGEVSEGLLNMVEMAYRAYDPCFACATHLFGERTSLTINIYDSRKKLIKKITK, encoded by the coding sequence ATGAAGAAGATAACAATTGACCCGATTACACGGCTTGAAGGACACGGAAAAATAGAAATTTTTCTTGATGAGCAAGGTAATGTCCAAAGTTCCTATCTACAGATTCCTGAACTGCGTGGGTTTGAGAAATTTTGCGAAGGTCGGCTTGCAGAGGACATGCCGCAACTCACATCCCGTATTTGCGGTGTCTGTCCTGTTGCACACCATTTTGCATCCACAAAGGCGCTTGATATGGCATTCGGTGTTGAACCAACATCAACAGCGAAAAAATTGAGAGAACTTATGTATTGCGGATACATAATTTACGACCATATTTTGCATTTTTATTTTTTAGCCGCGCCTGATTTTGTTGTAGGACCTGCTGTGAAGCCGTCAGAAAGAAACATTATTGGTATAATAAATAAATTAGGTGTTGAGATAGGCAAGGAAGTAATAAAACATCGTGCATTCGGTCAAAAAATTACGGAAATTTTAGGCGGTAAAGCGACACATCCCGTCTGCGGTTTGCCCGGAGGTATTAGCAAGGGTTTAACCGAAGAAGAAAGAATAAAAATTGAGAAAATGCTTGTTTCTTGCCTTGAATTTTCTAAAACCACGCTTAAACTTTTTGAACAACTTGTTCTTTCAAACGAAAAATATAAAAGTTTAGTTACTGGTGATGTCTATAAATTAGAAACATATTATATGGGGCTTGTGGACGACAAAAACCAACTCAATTTTTACGATGGTAAAATCAGAGTTGTTACGCCTGACGGAAAAGAATTTGTAAAATTCAGTCCTGCAAATTATTTAGATATAATTTCAGAAAGAGTAGAAAGTTGGACATATTCAAAAATGACATATCTTAAAAAACTGGGACACGAATCGGGAACTTACAAGGTTGGTGCACTTGCACGACTTAATGTATCTGATAAAATTGCTACACCGCTAGCCGCTGCCGAATTTACACAAATGTATAAGTTTTTCGGCAGAAAGCCAGTGCATAATTCTTTAGCATATCATTGGTCGCGAATTGTGGAACTTTTGTATGCTTCCGAAAGAGGACTTGAACTTGTCAGAGATAAAGAAATTACATCACCGAATTTAAGAAATAGCAGCGAAAAAAATCCAGGCGAAGGCATCGGAATCGTTGAAGCAGCACGAGGGACGCTTATTCATCATTATAAATTGACAAAAGATGGGCTGATAGAAAAGTTGAATCTGATTGTTCCTACAACCTCTAATTCGGCAGCAATAAATTCAACAATAAACATTGCAGCAAAAAATCTGATTAAAAATGGTGAAGTTTCTGAAGGACTTCTCAATATGGTAGAGATGGCATACCGCGCATATGACCCCTGTTTTGCCTGTGCTACGCATCTGTTTGGAGAGAGAACTTCACTAACCATAAACATTTATGATTCAAGAAAAAAACTGATAAAAAAGATAACAAAATAG
- a CDS encoding 4Fe-4S dicluster domain-containing protein, with translation MNELLKKIEEISGQNLFSCYQCGKCSAGCPMVNEMDILPNQVIRLAQIGLSEKALNSKTIWLCASCYTCEVRCPRGVDLAKVMEALRQIILRQRGKIFTDIEKIPKKEIEELPQMCLISNFRKTT, from the coding sequence ATGAACGAATTACTAAAAAAAATAGAAGAAATAAGCGGGCAGAATCTTTTTTCCTGTTATCAGTGTGGGAAATGTTCTGCTGGATGCCCGATGGTTAATGAAATGGACATTCTTCCCAACCAGGTAATTCGTCTGGCACAGATTGGCTTATCAGAAAAAGCGCTGAACTCAAAAACAATATGGCTGTGTGCATCCTGTTATACCTGCGAAGTTAGATGTCCAAGAGGTGTTGATTTAGCAAAAGTTATGGAAGCACTGCGTCAGATAATTTTGAGACAGCGGGGAAAAATTTTTACAGATATAGAGAAAATTCCTAAAAAAGAAATTGAAGAATTACCGCAGATGTGTTTAATCAGTAATTTCAGAAAAACGACATGA
- a CDS encoding CoB--CoM heterodisulfide reductase iron-sulfur subunit B family protein → MKIPYYPGCTLKIQAKKFEDTAIAIGKQLDVELEELPNWNCCGTVYSLSADNLMYHLAPLRILTKIKKSGGDKVVTLCSMCYNTLKQANLLIKDNPEKKEKINSFLSDEKDEKIDYNGEVEVLHFLEILRQIGFDKIVKKVKTPLNMKIAPYYGCLLTRPKEVAIDDVEHPTILADLLKSLGAQPVNFPYETECCGAYQMVNQPEIITRKTAEILTSAKKRGADAVIVSCPMCFVNLDNYQKDTKIPIYYFTELIAAALK, encoded by the coding sequence ATGAAAATTCCATATTATCCAGGTTGCACATTGAAAATTCAGGCGAAAAAGTTTGAAGATACAGCAATTGCCATCGGTAAACAGTTGGATGTAGAACTTGAAGAACTTCCGAACTGGAACTGCTGTGGAACTGTTTATTCACTTTCAGCGGATAATTTAATGTATCATCTTGCACCGTTAAGAATACTTACAAAAATCAAAAAATCAGGTGGAGATAAAGTTGTCACATTATGTTCAATGTGTTATAACACACTGAAGCAGGCGAACCTACTTATAAAAGATAATCCGGAAAAAAAAGAAAAGATAAATTCCTTTCTTAGTGATGAGAAAGATGAAAAAATAGATTATAATGGTGAAGTAGAAGTTTTGCATTTTTTAGAAATTTTAAGACAAATTGGATTTGATAAAATTGTTAAGAAAGTAAAAACACCGCTTAATATGAAAATTGCACCATATTACGGATGTTTGCTTACAAGGCCGAAAGAAGTTGCAATAGATGATGTTGAACATCCGACGATTTTAGCGGATTTACTAAAATCACTCGGTGCACAGCCGGTAAATTTTCCATATGAGACAGAATGCTGCGGTGCTTATCAGATGGTAAATCAGCCAGAAATTATTACCAGAAAAACAGCTGAAATTCTGACCTCCGCAAAAAAAAGAGGTGCAGACGCAGTTATTGTTTCCTGTCCGATGTGTTTTGTAAATTTAGATAATTATCAAAAAGACACAAAAATACCGATTTATTATTTCACAGAACTTATAGCAGCGGCATTAAAATAA
- a CDS encoding ATP-binding protein: MRIKLFPKFLIFITLLSIVPLVIIGILTIDVNQRMLQTEVLEHYTKITTSLAEKIDEKIASIDRRMGFVIATQTQEGAGGLSDYDQIRILRSLLSASDDFIRASIIESSGNEIVASNPQFEKTPPNPQNYLKNKFFCEVKKTKKYQITPLYYEKKSGMDVEHPAIDFYFPFLDNYILKICVSFESISEIVNETRKGKTGYIYIVDKDGKIIFHKDKNRAISFEDVSGEPIVKESLARAGIGSREFCSKNGIEIIGAFAPVKKLGWSVIFQQTKAEAYSTLLKMRRNAIITIGLVLLLAISVAYLLASSLSKPILKVIDISKNVARRDFTKKIKIKTRDEMADLANNFNQMIDELAHYTKMQADELSAIVYSINDGLVLTDEHNKIVLMNNVAAKIFDIARDSADLLFNVIKNDELLSALKYVSERPGVVREVDLTKDRPFFVSISTQIINDPDKNTVVGIIFVLRDVTGEKEIEKMKEDFFHGITHDLRNPLTSMLGFLKFLIDGSVGELNDKQKYFLEIINKSSHRLLGMINDILDVAKLEVGKMELSLINFDIKNTAERVCSGMMSKAIESRIELINEAPSITLSADEGLIERVLVNLVGNALKYTPSEGRVSITAKEISETGVEWGELGMGKEGAVEVAVVDTGEGIPQEYVDKIFDKFQQVTGRSKGGTGIGLTITKYIVEAHLGKIRVESRLGEGSKFIFTIPKNLKKNKSGEICV; the protein is encoded by the coding sequence ATGAGAATAAAACTGTTTCCTAAATTTCTAATTTTTATCACACTGCTTTCAATTGTACCACTGGTTATTATTGGTATTTTGACTATTGATGTGAACCAAAGAATGCTGCAGACAGAGGTGTTAGAACATTATACAAAAATTACAACTTCGCTTGCTGAAAAGATTGATGAAAAAATCGCTAGTATAGACCGAAGGATGGGTTTTGTAATTGCAACACAGACACAGGAAGGCGCAGGTGGACTATCGGATTATGACCAGATACGGATTTTAAGAAGTCTTTTGAGTGCATCAGATGATTTTATAAGAGCATCTATAATAGAATCTTCAGGTAACGAAATTGTTGCTTCTAACCCCCAATTTGAAAAAACACCACCCAACCCGCAGAATTATCTAAAAAATAAGTTTTTCTGCGAAGTCAAGAAAACTAAAAAATACCAGATTACCCCACTATATTATGAAAAAAAGAGCGGTATGGATGTAGAACATCCTGCGATAGATTTTTATTTTCCATTTTTGGATAATTATATTCTTAAAATCTGTGTTTCGTTTGAAAGTATTTCAGAGATTGTTAATGAAACACGCAAAGGCAAAACAGGATATATTTATATTGTAGACAAAGACGGAAAAATAATTTTTCACAAAGACAAAAACCGTGCTATAAGTTTTGAAGATGTCTCTGGCGAGCCTATAGTTAAGGAATCACTTGCCCGTGCAGGTATTGGCAGTCGGGAGTTCTGTTCTAAAAATGGTATAGAAATCATAGGTGCTTTTGCACCTGTTAAAAAACTTGGCTGGAGTGTTATATTTCAACAGACGAAAGCGGAGGCGTATTCTACACTGCTAAAAATGAGAAGAAATGCAATCATTACTATCGGTTTGGTTCTGTTGTTGGCTATTTCGGTTGCTTATCTGCTTGCCAGTTCGCTTTCTAAACCGATACTTAAAGTTATTGATATTTCCAAAAATGTTGCCCGGCGGGATTTTACAAAAAAAATCAAAATCAAAACACGGGATGAAATGGCTGATTTAGCAAATAATTTCAACCAGATGATTGATGAACTTGCGCATTATACCAAAATGCAGGCAGATGAACTTTCAGCAATTGTATATTCTATAAATGACGGGCTGGTGCTTACTGACGAGCATAATAAAATTGTGCTTATGAATAATGTGGCAGCAAAAATTTTTGATATCGCCAGAGATTCGGCTGATTTACTTTTTAATGTTATCAAAAACGATGAATTACTATCTGCACTTAAATATGTGTCTGAACGGCCTGGAGTCGTCCGAGAGGTTGATTTAACAAAGGACAGACCATTTTTTGTTAGTATCTCAACCCAGATTATTAATGACCCTGATAAGAATACAGTTGTCGGGATAATATTCGTTTTACGCGATGTTACAGGTGAAAAAGAGATAGAAAAAATGAAAGAAGATTTTTTCCACGGTATCACGCACGATTTGAGAAACCCGCTGACATCAATGCTCGGGTTTCTGAAATTTTTGATAGATGGAAGCGTTGGTGAACTCAATGACAAACAAAAGTATTTTTTGGAAATAATAAATAAATCATCTCATCGGCTTTTAGGTATGATAAATGATATACTTGATGTTGCAAAACTGGAAGTTGGTAAGATGGAATTATCCCTTATAAATTTTGATATAAAAAATACAGCCGAACGGGTCTGCAGCGGTATGATGTCAAAAGCGATTGAAAGTAGAATAGAACTTATAAACGAGGCGCCGTCTATTACGCTCTCCGCGGATGAAGGATTAATTGAGCGTGTATTAGTCAATCTCGTCGGGAACGCATTAAAGTATACACCATCAGAAGGGCGGGTTTCAATAACTGCAAAAGAGATTTCAGAAACAGGGGTGGAGTGGGGGGAGTTGGGGATGGGGAAAGAGGGTGCTGTAGAAGTGGCAGTTGTTGATACTGGCGAAGGCATCCCCCAGGAATATGTTGACAAAATTTTTGATAAGTTCCAGCAGGTTACAGGCAGAAGTAAAGGCGGGACTGGTATTGGGCTTACAATCACAAAATATATTGTTGAAGCACATCTGGGCAAAATACGGGTAGAATCCAGATTGGGCGAAGGTTCAAAGTTTATTTTTACAATCCCTAAAAATTTGAAAAAAAACAAAAGCGGTGAAATATGCGTATAA
- a CDS encoding LysM peptidoglycan-binding domain-containing protein, which produces MRITAIKNYKLKIKNCGLFLTFIFHFLFFIFHCLYSQQLQEIEVKAGDTLWGVANHYLKDPTRWREILDFNNISPDPNNVLPGMKLKIPVKMIKESLRTSTVVSIIREVKVRRQTEIDWNDARMNMKLFNKDGIRTFENSFAGVKSPLGNHMTIGPSSLVIVQPEEKTDETRLLAGEIRTSNIPVRTPTAVIVPKITPKTPLTDYKAKVKEDQSTIVAVYKGAVDVTAKNKTVTVPEGFSTEVKINLPPLEPKLLPPSMELPEDQPIKIKEAGLPDIKTVPPTPVNEINIGGVGLGGQSKSGSSKWFDITHYHIQITKDKEFNEIVFDAVKPIHEKFDIKKTDVPDGKYFWRVAYLDSSGAEGIISSAKEILVDKTPPALTVNEPKNITRFTEKNIKITGISEPNALIDVNKNYTTCDDNGKFSLDYSLVRGENILNVNAKDPYGNIATTSIKVYWLGEGITRTKRSFFATPLGIVVAIVTISALTAISIITIGG; this is translated from the coding sequence ATGCGTATAACAGCAATTAAAAATTATAAATTAAAAATTAAAAATTGTGGATTGTTTTTGACTTTCATTTTTCATTTTTTATTTTTCATTTTTCATTGTCTCTATTCCCAGCAACTTCAAGAAATAGAAGTAAAAGCAGGTGATACGCTCTGGGGTGTCGCAAATCATTATTTGAAAGATCCGACGAGATGGCGTGAAATTTTGGATTTTAATAATATCTCGCCAGATCCGAATAATGTTCTGCCCGGGATGAAACTTAAAATTCCAGTAAAGATGATAAAAGAAAGCCTGCGGACATCAACTGTGGTATCAATTATTCGTGAAGTAAAAGTCAGACGGCAAACAGAAATAGATTGGAATGATGCCAGAATGAATATGAAACTTTTTAATAAAGATGGAATAAGAACTTTTGAAAATTCGTTTGCCGGTGTTAAATCACCATTAGGCAATCATATGACGATAGGTCCTTCGTCGCTTGTCATAGTTCAGCCTGAAGAAAAAACTGATGAGACGCGTCTTTTAGCCGGCGAAATCAGAACTTCCAATATCCCTGTAAGAACCCCGACTGCTGTTATTGTACCGAAAATTACGCCCAAAACACCACTAACTGACTACAAAGCAAAGGTGAAAGAAGACCAATCAACCATTGTTGCAGTGTATAAAGGTGCTGTAGATGTTACAGCAAAAAATAAAACAGTGACAGTCCCGGAGGGGTTTTCAACCGAGGTAAAAATAAATCTACCGCCGCTTGAGCCCAAACTGCTACCACCAAGTATGGAATTGCCGGAAGACCAGCCAATAAAAATTAAAGAAGCAGGATTGCCTGATATAAAAACTGTCCCGCCAACACCTGTAAATGAAATCAATATTGGTGGAGTAGGGCTGGGTGGGCAATCTAAATCCGGTTCTTCAAAATGGTTTGATATAACACACTACCATATCCAGATTACAAAAGATAAAGAATTTAATGAGATTGTTTTTGATGCGGTTAAACCGATACACGAAAAATTTGATATCAAAAAAACGGATGTGCCTGATGGTAAATATTTCTGGCGGGTTGCCTATCTTGATTCGTCAGGTGCCGAAGGAATAATATCATCTGCTAAAGAGATACTTGTAGATAAAACACCGCCAGCATTGACAGTTAATGAGCCCAAAAATATCACAAGATTTACTGAAAAAAATATAAAAATTACAGGCATAAGTGAACCCAATGCCTTGATTGATGTAAATAAAAACTATACAACTTGTGATGATAATGGCAAATTTTCGCTGGATTATTCGCTTGTAAGAGGTGAAAATATACTGAATGTTAATGCAAAAGACCCCTACGGGAATATAGCAACTACCTCAATAAAGGTTTATTGGTTGGGAGAAGGTATAACCAGGACAAAAAGAAGTTTTTTTGCTACACCGTTAGGGATTGTTGTAGCGATTGTAACAATTTCAGCCCTGACCGCTATTTCAATTATAACAATTGGAGGATAA
- a CDS encoding response regulator gives MAKIVIADDDFAILELIRITLETEGHKIISHNNGLDTYQAVLKEIPDLVILDVMMPKMNGYEVCEKMRETPATRLIPVIMLTSQTQTKDKLTGLKLGADDYLTKPFDPYELAARVEGIISRYYETRAVNPLTGLPGNVSIEKEITNRISTGEKFAVLWLDLDNFKSYNDNYGFEKGDVIIKQTADFIIEAVKKYGSIQDMIGHLGGDDFIVITTPENAENICRDIMKRFDETISAYYSDEDRTRGYIISKDRQGKIQAFPLMSVSIGIVSNEIRSFSHYAQLAEIAAEVKAVAKEIPKSSFFKDRRKE, from the coding sequence ATGGCAAAAATTGTAATCGCTGACGATGATTTCGCAATTTTAGAACTTATAAGAATCACACTTGAAACTGAAGGACATAAAATTATTTCGCATAACAATGGACTTGATACATATCAGGCGGTCTTAAAAGAGATACCAGATTTGGTTATACTAGATGTGATGATGCCGAAAATGAACGGCTACGAAGTTTGTGAAAAAATGAGAGAAACACCAGCCACCCGACTTATCCCCGTTATAATGCTTACCTCACAGACACAGACAAAAGACAAACTTACAGGTTTAAAATTGGGTGCAGATGATTATCTCACAAAACCATTTGACCCATATGAACTTGCTGCTCGCGTAGAAGGAATCATTAGCCGATACTACGAAACCCGTGCGGTTAATCCACTGACCGGTTTACCGGGTAATGTCTCAATTGAAAAAGAAATCACAAACAGAATTTCTACCGGTGAAAAGTTTGCAGTCCTATGGCTTGATCTGGATAATTTTAAGTCGTACAACGACAACTATGGATTTGAAAAAGGAGATGTAATAATAAAACAGACAGCCGATTTTATAATTGAAGCAGTAAAAAAATATGGAAGTATTCAAGATATGATAGGGCATCTTGGTGGCGACGATTTTATCGTTATAACAACTCCTGAGAATGCAGAAAATATCTGTCGCGATATTATGAAACGGTTTGATGAAACTATTTCTGCTTATTATTCAGACGAAGATAGAACTCGCGGGTATATTATCTCAAAAGATCGGCAGGGGAAAATACAGGCATTCCCGCTGATGTCCGTTTCAATAGGTATTGTCTCAAACGAGATTCGCAGTTTCAGTCATTATGCCCAACTTGCAGAAATCGCCGCAGAAGTAAAAGCAGTCGCAAAAGAAATACCGAAGTCGTCCTTTTTCAAAGATAGAAGAAAAGAGTGA